The following are from one region of the Nicotiana tomentosiformis chromosome 7, ASM39032v3, whole genome shotgun sequence genome:
- the LOC138896073 gene encoding uncharacterized protein, with the protein MVGERVLLRVSPMKGFMRFGNKGKLSPRFINPFEVLRRIGEVAYELALPPSLAGVHPVFYFSMLRKYHGDLSHVLDFSSVQLDKDSSYVEEPVAILDRQVRKLKSKNSASVKVQWRGHPVEEATWGTKLDMHSRYPHYFTTSGMSLYSFEDECLF; encoded by the coding sequence atggttggagagcgggtccttctccgggtgtcacccatgaagggttttatgaggttcggaaataagGGAAAGCTGAGTCCAAGGTTTATCaacccatttgaggtgttgcgacgtattggggaggttgcttatgagcttgccttgcctcccagcctagcaggagttcatccagtattctatTTTtcgatgctccgaaagtatcacggcgatctgtctcatgtattggatttcagctcagtccagttggacaaggattcatcttatgttgaggagccggtggctattttggacaggcaggttcgaaagctgaagtCAAAGAACagtgcttccgtgaaggttcaatggaggggtcatccagtcgaggaggcgacttgggggACCAAACTCGATAtgcacagccgttatcctcattatttcaccacttcaggtatgtctctatactcgtttgaggacgaatgctTGTTTTAA